ggtaagaaaatccttagtttttcgaataattcaaagttttgtaaacagaaaatttataaaaatgaccatataattgatattcatgtcaacaccgtagtgctgactactgggctggtgataccctcggggacgaaacgtccaccagcagtggcatcgacccagtggtgtaaatagttatcaaaagtaccaggattataattttatacgccagacgcgcgtttcgtctacataagactcatcagtgacgctcagatcaaaaaagttaaaaagccaaacaaatacaaagttgaagagcattgaggacccaaaattccaaaaagttgtgccaaatacggctaaggtaatctactcctggggtaagaaaatccttagtttttcgaataattcaaagttttgtaaacagaaaatttataaaaatgaccatataattgatattcatgtcaacaccgtagtgctgactactgggctggtgataccctcggggacgaaacgtccaccagcagtggcatcgacccagtggtgtaaatatttatcaaaagtaccaggattataattttatacgccagacgcgcgtttcgtctacataagactcatcagtgacgctcagatcaaaaaagttaaaaagccaaacaaatacaaagttgaagagcattgaggacccaaaattccaaaaagttgtgccaaatacggctaaggtaatctactcctggggtaagaaaatccttagtttttcgaataattcaaagttttgtaaacagaaaatttataaaaatgaccatataattgatattcatgtcaacaccgtagtactgactactgggctggtgataccctcggggacgaaacgtccgcCAGCAGTGGCATCACCACATTTCAGCAAACAGAAGTAGAAAACAATCTTGTGAGATTCTAGAATCAATAAATGCAAAATACGGGGTTTATATCTCCCAATAGATACGATATTCCCATGCTTTCATTTCCTGTTATGATTTGTCTTGATAAAGAGTTGCTGCTCGTACGAAAGCAATCGAACCAatagttccaaatggtgaagatgtcatcccttcgtaaattttacggacgccatcacgagttggttgaccgttagaGCATAACCGTTTCACAAGTGAACTGCCATCCCTTtcccttttatgaatgtgacctactgtGTTGAGACTATTTACCAGCGTTGTTATCGCGTTAGCAACACGACCAAATACATGACAGAATGCATCGACTACATTTTGAAAACAGGGATCATGCTGTCATTTAAAATGGCATTGAAGGTGAGAGCAAGTTCCTTTGTCAACATAACTGGTAGAAAAGGGGAGAACAAAGCAGCTCACCTGCAAAATGAAAATCAAGTAATGGTACTAAAAGACTTGATCAGGGGTTTAGGGtcaaacaaaatagaaaattcaattataaaaatatcaaaagcagCACCTGTTGTGAAATAAATTTGTGAAAATGTAGATACTGTGCTAGGTGTGATTGATTAAAAAACTAGACATAAAAAAGATCTGTTGAAGACGATGTTAAGCAAATTATTAAAGAACTTGCACCTTTGAACTATGGTAAAACAAACAGGTCGTCAATTGTACTGTTTCGATGATGTAAAGAAATCACCATTTTCCTTCAATCGAACTGAATTTGAAACCAGTGTTACAAGAACAATCAATCGACTGAAAAGAGACCTTCCACCTTTACAAAATGAAGGAGATGAAGAAGATAGTGATGAgccataaatgtttttttaacaaataaaagcACTCAATACATCAGAGTAgacataaaaacatttgttaatATATCATTCTGAAATAAGAGACTTTTGTTTAAgtgtaatatacatgtatattaatcaATTTCTGAATTAAATCAAGGACTTATGGGACTGGTACATCTAACGATATCTATACAAATTATTAGACTTATCTCCTCCATAGCTGATGTCACATGACTTTATAAATCATTCCACATTTTcgtgttttctttatattataactacatgtatatatgctcaagtttaacaaaaaatcgtttatatgaaatttgatacattttgtcatttgcAAAATGCTATCTTTCAAAAGATTtctgattgtttttttaaatattgatctctgatcttattttttgttgaattttcagTACTCTCCATCTTGTTTGATATTTGAACTGTATTACACAACTGGGGCGTCACGTTCTTCAAAAGGATACGTCTAATTTTAATAATCCATCATtcttttaaattcttaaattgttttgtcATCGTAAATAGCTATTATTCAGATTTCatattaacaaataataataattatgtaACAACAATGTAACGTTACtgtaaaatatgcaaataactaCAAGCATCTTACATGTATACCagagatacatgtatgaaaCTAAGTGTATTGTTAGGTGCTAGCTCTCAAGGGGCGGTGTTGTGAATTAATTAAAATCAACAGAGACAAGTTCGGTTtatagtatagaaagtccctgattaaattaaatatggaaaaaataatatcatgttGCTGCCCTATGAAACTACTTGAATATTAACAAAGATGGAAAATGTGTcactggcactcataccatatatttatttacagtaacATGTGCTAATCAAGGTCTTTTCTTTGTTCTAACTTAATTGCTTAAGCTGCAGAATGAGCAACATCTTTTCTTGTCACCAGCATATAATGCATCATCAAATCAACAAATCCAAAGTATTTTACCAAAAGTTTCCTGAAGCAGTTACTTTCAGTTTTACAATGTTGAATAACAAAACGTGTTAACCCAGCACGTGCTTTTGATAAATCACTATTGTTCAAATACATAATAGCCTCAGCGTTTTCACCATTACGACCAGATTGTCCTATTTCCTGCATATATTTCTTCAATGTTGTTGGTGGTCGGCAACGGATGATTCTCTTAATAGAGGGTGCATTTAGTCCCATGCCGAGGGCAACTGTTGCTAGGACCAGTCTTAATATAGGTTTTCTCTGACAAAGGTACTTCACAACATGTTGCTTCATAGTTTCTGGATAGTCGGAGTGATATTGAGCAGTGTATTTTCAGGAATATTTATTCCCTTGTACCCATGTTCTTAAGTTCATACTCCAAATAGCGGAAATAATATACAACTCTCcaaattttcaacatatataaCAGTTAGAGGAAAATCGCTCTGCTGCTCATATAGTTCACAGTTtgattcataattttaaatgaatcttTTAATGCTGCTCTGTTCAGACAGCTGTTTCtatagaaatagtaaatatttaacaagaatagtgaaattttgtcatataaatTGATTTTCTTCTTGATTGTGTCTTTAAATGCCAACTCAAGTTGTGTCCAGAACAATGCACTGCTATCAACCATGGTCGCCCAACTGCTTCACGTTTTCTTTGCACTGCCCCAGTTTACGAGCCAAGCATCACACTTGTTCCATCAGTCCCACATgcaacaatttttttggcatattcgtcatcaatttttttcataCCCGACATTATAACTTTAGATATACTGTCAGCATCAGCTTTTGGGATGTTTTTCACCAATGAAAAAATTACTTTTATGTCCCCTTTGTGACAATGTCTGATAAATACAATTTCAGCTTCTTGATAAGATGAATCTGTTGATCCATCCGATATTGCCGAGATGAAACGAACATCTTTCATGTCTTCAGCAATCTTTGCTACTTCTGCTTTTGCAATAAAACTGTCAAACTCTGCAGCTTTTTTATCAGTGCGATATTGTGTCCCTATATCAAAACCTTTAGATTCATCCAAATCACATAGCATTGAATAATCGGTATAGGGGCGTCCCTTTTTACACAACGCAAACACGTTTCTAAATTTTAACATCAATCTATTTACTGTTAATTGATTGAGGGCTCTCAGGGCTTTGGCTCCTTCAGAATTTTCTGGGTTTTTCTGGCCATTAAACTTTACTTTGTGGGATTCTGATTTTTCATGCTGGTTGATAGAATCTCCTTTGTAATTCTGGCAACCGGTtacgaaaaaagtaaaatcacaaaaatactgaattcgggaaaatcaatttggaaagcccataatgacatggcaaaatcaaaaaacaaaacgcatcataaacgaatggacaagaactgtcatattcctgacttggtacaggcattttcaaatgtagaaaatggtggattaaacctggttctatagcgctaacaaTGTACCGTGTTTATCATATAGTGCACAAATGTTGCAGGTCATCCCCGTTTGACCATTCTGCAACCATTTATATGTTGCTGTCCATAATGGAATTAACTCCATTTTTCTTTTGGATTTTTCATATTCTTTTCCTTTTTGGTTGCTATCGGTTTCAGCTTTTCTTTTTTGGGGGTAGTTCTTAAGAAAACGTTCCgtcaatttatttaatttaactgGGGGCTGCCATTTTTCACTCGACAATTCCCGAATAACGAATCTCGCGCGATTCCGAGGAACCTCGGAGTTGGTGATTTTTACCGAGTAATTTGATTGGCCGGCTATTATTACCAGTCGATTTCAATAACACGGAAGTATGTGCAATCTTCCGCGTGGTAGAAAATGAAAGTTGCTGGCCCGAGAATATTGACTGGCCCGTCGGGCCGTTCTTTATTAAGTTTGACTGGCCCGACAGTAAATTTACTAGCCACGGGCCAGCGGTTACGTAGACCCTTGaaggttaaaaaatcaaaagtatgtaagaataagtTTCAGAAagagaccgagatttaaacttgtcgaaaagttatatatataatttgtaagaatccaaaaatagttgattccactacgcgattgaatgatattgacgtttgtggttcaacatATAAttgaacaatatcatactgacgggattttttaaagtacagagtcacgtcacATACCGCCAACTGAATGTACGTGGTATGCTGTTTCTTCAAGGAATTCGTCTACTTCTTTATATACCTTCGCTGTAGCGGAGGTGGAATTGAGTTctatttttgtaaactgttcTAACGTATGTATGTCCCAAAGCTTTTTCTGTTCTCTGACTTTAGTTTGCCTACATCAGCTGTTGTGAAGCTTCTACACAATGCTTGTGAATAAACAAGCTTATTTATGGTAAATAATCTAATTTTAATACTTACTTTGGACAAACTTTGCCCAAGATTGACAATTGTAACTTAGGGGACgaacatttgatattctgggggaggccaggaggatttgtttttgatcggttatttatttttgtaaactgagaggacagattattcattttttaccaCTATATTTAAGCAAGgacttatatagatatatacgTCCCTAATTTGCAatattcgaaaacatacaattttttaaatatttgttaattatgaagACTGTAataagatataggaagatgtggtgtgagtgccaatgtcagacaaatctccatccaaataaccatttaaaaaggtaaaccattaatacatgtatagtcaagtcattGTGTACCATCTAATCATAATACTAGTAGATCATTATCCCCttcagaaattttaagattcaagatttcattcataacctcagacacatacttgtgtataagaggacaatatatacaaacattttaagataattCATAGCGTGAAAGgacaaacgaaacacaaatacatagtaataagtgtattataaaagacaattagtataattagattaagtattttataattttcttaagGAACTGAACCATTTATATTCCCAAGCAATATACACatattgcatacatacatagtattaaagttaatttagTTTGGTTTTACCTAGCCTCTTCAAATGCAAAGTATTGCCAAACATATTTCGgcgagcggagcgaggcaaaatttttttgaagggttttggaaCCGCTGAAGGCCCAATGAGCTATAGACCtatatatagttatttattttcaatacattgcaagtcaggtaatttattttcaaactaccacagaacaaaccatttatttttgtgattatcaaggctgagttatttattttcaaaagctcatatctctgaaacgaaagcatttatagcaaatctgACGATAAAATTGTACATATGGTCAAGATATATCTGGCCGGAAATTCAAACCATTTAGGCAAaatgttgttgggttgctgcccctaattggtaattttaagataattttgtagcttctgtttattatatcaaatattattataaataaaaattaggtgtaaacatcaataatgtacagtaaagtaagatctaaacACTTGAGtcgacctaaatggtcaattgatccCTTGAGGAGTAATTGCCTTTAATAGTCAATTTCGAACAAATCAGAGTGATTATAAACAAGGGCTCTGTGACGGGCAACTTATAATATCCGTGTTTAAAACGTTCTTATAATATCAAGCCAGTACAGATAAAACAATTATCACGTGGTACAATTcacatttacattttatgaatattaatcaGCCAAAATACCACTAATTTCTGGCTATGAACTTATAGGTAAAGGCTTTGTTTCACTCCCCGGTACCAATCTATCTCTTTGGTAGAAAACACGATCAAAGTAGGGATCCTCTCTgtcatgctttttttttgttttttatgtcaATGAGTGAATAAGAATATTGTCATAATGGTAATTAAGCAAGTtgctaagtatagatatatcgagaattttcaCAGTGTTGTTttcaaagcgaaagaagcacgtcatataaGAATTAACAATTCAATTGCATATAACCATTGAAGAATATTGTTGAATTTGTTGACGATGGTGAACTGAGCGACCCGCTTTCAGGGGATGACTTGGAGGAAGATGATGAAGGAATAACGGGGAgcgaaaaatattttcatctgaATGATACATGTAGAGCTATATGGACAGATGGCAATACCTACAAAGGAAAGATTATCTTTGAAGCTGGTAggtttttagtatttttaaagacaataaatataaacGAGTAGATGGAAATGTACAAGTATCCAAGTCACCATGGTCATAGtgtataaaaagttataaaagctatatataaaaggcctttttgtaaacaaattccTAGTTtatccaataataaaaaattatatttattttgaattcattaaaagactttaaaattaatagaagatttaacaaaacatttattttaaattatatatatggaTCTTACTCTTCTTATCATCATTAGTTTACAATTAAATTATGTGAGTTTGTTTTGGGCCGCCGggtgcatattttttttggtagtttcagtaaaaaatttcagttgtatataactcgtctaaacatcaacccaacaatgttagatctgcaAATTTGCGAaattggttcttccctcgccgggattcgaacccatgctactgtgatatcgtgacaccaaatcgcctgcactgcagccgtcccgctagaccacacgaccacctgggctctctaaaaaaaaaagagctttcggtggccatatgttacctttccacgtcagttttaatctagcggcgtactacagtacatgatatataaggcatgaagatgctattattgttacagatcaactaaattatctatagtaaaggatcctacaaattaatgtaagatacagtcacagaaaataattatattcataagtacgtctgagtcagtgacaaccctacaacatatgtatccatcggatcgccatcaatgatggtgatacatggctgtgtacataatgtacatgcaactcgtctaaacatcaacccaacaatgttaaaaatatatatatatatatatttaacaaaacatataatttaaattatataatatatggaTCTTACTCTTCTTATCATCATCAGTTTACAATTAAATTATGTGAGTTTTTTTGGGCCGCCGggtgcatattttttttggtagttTCAGTAAAAATTGTTAGTGCCGAAAGGCAGGGAAAGTCTTTAAAGTTCAACCAAAAACAAGAACTGCAAACTATTGATTATACCTGTTTCACCAGAGTTATTGTTCATACCTGACCATGCAACATAAGGCCATTTTATTCGAGTCTTAATAGTGATTCTTTTTAACTATActgttggttgaccgttatggaataaccgtttcacaaatgatatcggatatgttccttacgtcgtaactacaatccccttccctttcatgaatttgacctaccgaattagactatttaccggatttgtaatcacataagcaacacgacgggtgccgcatgtggagcaggatctgcttacccttccggagcacctgagatcacccctagtttttggtggggttcgtgttgtttattctttagttttctatgttgtgtcatgtgtactattgtttttctgtttgtctttttcatttttagccatggtgttgtcagtttgttttagatttacgagtttgactgtccctttggtgtctttcgtccatcttttaTGTAAAGAGCGCAGTTTTATCACATATATAGTATGTTTgcattactttttatatatttgtagatGCCAAGGAAAAGTGTCAGAAGTTCCTTcttgaaaagaagaaaaaacctgaaacaaagaaaaaatacacgGCAAAAGGGAATTCTGTTCAGAATGAAAccaacaatacatgtacaaacaaaagCTTGGCAAAGAAGAAAAAGGGTATGTGTGTATTATGCTCTGTTATTTATCTgcttgatacatgtataatgcagctcaaaactatatttatttgattctaCCACATCATCAAGTATATATgtatccactcgagacagttaaattttaaaatttaaaatgcaagGCTCACCAAAAAAGTATATGGTGTATAGACATGTAATAATAAGCAATATATggaaaataattatagaaacttTATACGGACATGAAGTAAAACATCCTTTAGCAAATAATATAAGGAGGTTTTGCTAAGATTGTTCCATGGACAATGATGGACACAATTATTTCATTGAATTGAATTTGActtagttatgtcccttagacattcagatttttttacttatataagtGAAAAAGTCAATCTTATCTTCATTTCTTAAATTCTTAGGTtttctttgctctaatagatatttaatttgtctgCCCATTCTTCactctatatacatgtagctgtgatataaattaatttactgtttttaaaaaaataacttttttttacagagcaaaatgaaataaagaaagcTGCTGAAAAAAGTCAGAGAGAAACAGCCATAATGAATGCGGAGGAGCTGTTTAAAGAATGCATGATGTTACAAATGTAGGTACAACTAATATAGTAAATAATAACACAACCActtttttcagattcatcatgTCATATATTGCCTCAATTTGTCACATCTATCAAAGTTTCAGAAGCTCTTTACTGCCTTAAGTAATCAAACTTTGGTAGATGTGACTAATGTTGCTGTACAGGGTTTATCTGAGAGAGTGGTGACTAATCATACCTTCAGTAGCATGCCCATGTCCTCTGTTGTTTCACCAGCATGCAGCACTGTAGGTAGCATGACCATGTCCTCTGTTGTTTCACCAGCATACAGCACTGTAGGTAGCATGACCATGCCCTCTCTTTCACCAGCACGCAGCACTGTAGGTAGCATGGCCATGTCCTCTCTTTCACCAGAACGCAGCAATGTGAGTAGCATGCCCATATCTCCTATTAATCATACATCAATGTTCTCTTGTGCGGTTGTTCCACCGCCATGTACACCTGTGTCTTACACAGTATGTAATCCAAGTCACATTAACAGTAGTATGACAGTCAGCATGAATTCACGGGTGACATTTAAAGTGTCAAATTCCTCATCTTTAAATAACATGTCAGTTTCCCATGTCAATTCTATGTCAAGTATGTGCAGCCCTTTTCCTTCAATTAGATACTCAAGTGCAATTAACTCAAGCATGTTAGAAACTATTCCTCCACAGGCACCAAatttaattatacccccgctttaaaaaaaagggggtatactgttttacctctgtctgtccgtcagtcagtccgtcccatgaaacttacGTCACATTTTTcacaggaactacaatacaaggatttctgaaatttggtttcagggtttatctaagtcagctataccgtgtaatgcgttttcagattgatcacttgacaacttcctctttaccgaacacttgtacgattttacacatgatagccaagttgaacaTTTTCGTTACATTTTTCTTAGGaaatacaatacaaggatttctgaaatttagtttcaggatttatataagtcagctataccgtgtgatgcgttttcagattgatcactcgacaacttcctgtttaccgaacacttgcatatttttacactaagaAAAGGTTCATTTCAGATTCATGTGGGTCCTCTATTGCTAGTGATTCATACTGTATCTATGTTTAATTTTCTTGTCctgaacatgaatgaaatatttgccactggacgtttagcTACCAATAATCAACCAATAGattgttttaaacatctttatttctgaattatatTTAGTTCCACTATGACAATGCATGAATGTGTCCTATATATACACTTATTTCAGACAAAATTCTCAGTCAGCATAATTATtttactgaaataaatatatttgtttcatgACTACCTGTAATACATTTACTTTGCTACATGCTTTCTTATGTCTTAAAATCTATTATTTTTCAGGATACTGAAGATAATTGAGATCCAGTGGGAATAGCAGAAAGGAGATCTACATAAAAGTAAGCCACTATAGTGTTTGTCAAGTATGTATGTCATCTACAATTCATTTTGAGGAAGCTTATTTTCAGGACAAAATTATGAAAGTTATCTCCTCCTTATTTCAAGGCATAAACTTTGAAGAGATGACTTGTAATGAACAAAAGTGCAGTAGAAATGTTCACCAATGTATACACTATAAATAGACACTTCAGTTGGATTTTTATAATAACGGAtgtttttttggcattttttctCCATTTATCAGGTATTTTGACATATTATTGGTGAAGGGATTGAAAAACGTCAGAGGGTACCCATTTTTAAAATGGCACAGAAACTTTATTTGTCAATAGATGTCATTCAAATAAAGTGCATGTGTCTTCTTAAACACAACTGTAACTACTAAGATAACTTTTGGTACAATATTTCACCAATTTTAATACCCCTTGCCGTCTCTACATACAGTCAGAGAACGGtgttaaaatgaatttattacACATTTGCCAGATAGCATTGATAAAGCAAAAGTAATAGTGAGATGTCATAGAGATTTTTTCACACAACCTGGTAGAGGTGGACATTCAATTGTCCAACACATTCATAATCTTGAGTCAACTGAAATATGGTcgcttggtcttctcccgaccggcagtaaaacgcttgctgaagtggggcgtcctagatggcctctattacaacaacctacctattgtatttattgtgaacttgttctcgtcctgaatatgcatgaaatatttgccactggacgttaagcaaccaacaatcaatcaatcagctGACACTCGTGATGAAGAAGGTTCaattttttcaacaattaatgAAAATTCTCATTTGTCAGTTGAGGAACTGTTCGTGTATACCCTGATGAGCATTTCAGGTTTTCATATACAAGCCATTCATATTGACACTTATCAGatgtctaaatttgaattaattatGAATGAATGTTCATCTGGatcactttaatattttgatttatttcatttttttcaaaaattgtaaatCTTAATTTCCAAAAGGTTTGAAAAGAACAAACAcatcattaatttatttttcaagataaacTGTGATAAACCATTGTCGGCTCTCAATGGAGATATTGTTAATGGGATACATTTGTATAGTGGATGATGCAAAAATGATCTGTGAAAATATTAAGCAAATTCTAGTCAGTGTAGTTTAAGCTGGAATGAAAAATATCCTCTAATATCACTTAAATATGCATAGTAAATTATAAATGATGAATGCCAGAATTGGAAACAAAAGGAAACGTCGTTGATACAAAAACATTATGTATGAGATAAATGAaagtttgtttcaattttaatacGGAATTCAGGATTCAATAAGATAATGATCTTCTTACTCTTCACGAGCACCTGATTTTATCCCTCTTTTATTGTAGAGGTTATCGTTAATTAgtctaatagatataggaagatgtggtgtgagtgccaatgagacaactctccatccaaacaacaattcaaaaattaaaccattataggttaaagtacggccttcaacacggagccttggctcacaccgaacaacaagctataaagggccccaaaataactagtgtaaaaccattcaaacgggaaaaccaacggtctaatctatataaacaaaacgagaaacgagaaacacgtatatattacataaacaaacgacaactactgtacatcagattccctTTATATGTAGTGTATTGCAAAGTTTTTTGCTCGTTTAGCAATGATGTTTTTAGATTTGTTCAGTTTAAGTTGTTTACATTTCCTTTAGacttcttttttgaaaatgaaatattcagatCAACAGGAAGATGTAAATAGGGTCACGAGGAAGAAATAGCAAGTTTTCCCGTATTAAGAACGAAAATATAGTTTCAATTACGTTAGAGAGGAAATGATTATGgatcaaatatttaaagttcgttaaaaataaatcataattaataCAAATACCGTTAAAGTAAATACCACACAAACTGTTTacactttataaattatttattttacttcattttaCATGCATCATAAATGATCAATAGTAATTATTGTACATGCCTTATTACAACATTAAATTATCATTGCTACCATTGTACTCGTCAAGTAatttaaaatgagaaataaGTTTCATTATTAACACTAAATGGAGGTCACAATGACtcgatatttgatattttatcacGTATAGCTAACATCATGGAAGAGAGGAAACCATTGCAAAGGGATATTATCACTCATAAGTCAAAGACAAACTTACACCAccatggtaaaatcaaacaacgtTAAATGAAACaatagtc
The nucleotide sequence above comes from Mytilus trossulus isolate FHL-02 chromosome 5, PNRI_Mtr1.1.1.hap1, whole genome shotgun sequence. Encoded proteins:
- the LOC134718418 gene encoding uncharacterized protein LOC134718418, encoding MYSKNIVEFVDDGELSDPLSGDDLEEDDEGITGSEKYFHLNDTCRAIWTDGNTYKGKIIFEADAKEKCQKFLLEKKKKPETKKKYTAKGNSVQNETNNTCTNKSLAKKKKEQNEIKKAAEKSQRETAIMNAEELFKECMMLQM